Proteins encoded together in one Pseudopipra pipra isolate bDixPip1 chromosome 23, bDixPip1.hap1, whole genome shotgun sequence window:
- the NRGN gene encoding neurogranin encodes MDCCNEGACTKLDEDILDIPLDDPDANAAAAKIQASFRGHMTRKKIKGGEIDRKTKDAECANSTRGGDLRNGD; translated from the coding sequence GAGGGAGCCTGCACAAAGCTGGACGAGGACATCCTGGACATCCCTTTGGACGATCCCGATGCCAACGCGGCGGCCGCCAAGATCCAGGCTAGTTTCCGCGGCCATATGACCCGCAAGAAGATCAAAGGGGGAGAAATCGATCGGAAAACCAAGGACGCCGAGTGCGCCAACAGCACCCGCGGCGGCGACCTCCGCAACGGAGACTAG
- the ESAM gene encoding endothelial cell-selective adhesion molecule has protein sequence MGALRRAALALAALLGVSSAVLEVHVGTDSVFAVEGQQAVLPVWYTSHSQEKPYILWLLHKGNASPFQILMYLDGTEKVGETDLKSRVGFLYPVLSHNISLVINATRERDSGQYMCTVNVVDDGAPEGRDVGVINLTVLVPPAVPACQLHGTPTVGANVTLSCSSKKGKPSPTYQWERTDPTPQVFFPPAQDLARGTLRLTNLSLEMSGLYVCTAENRAGFEKCRIVLEVQSTSTKAVIAGAVLGSLGALATIIFFAQRVVGYRRKKRDSQEEGANEIKEDAVAPKTPSWARRPASDTISKTSTLSSIAGPRDKLYAARPPSDTASILTATGSYRGPPPRGGGRPPNLPPPAVNGTPRRHQDPAAPPGALPPSSLARAGAVPVMVPAQSRAGSLV, from the exons ATGGGCGCTCTGCGGCGGGCGGCGCTGGCGCTGGCGGCGCTGCTGG GTGTCTCCTCAGCCGTGCTGGAGGTGCACGTGGGGACGGACTCGGTGTTCGCCGTGGAGGGGCAGCAGGCGGTGCTGCCCGTCTGGTACACCAGCCACTCCCAGGAGAAACCCTACATCCTCTGGCTGCTGCACAAGGGGAATGCCAGCCCCTTCCAG ATCCTGATGTACCTGGACGGCACGGAGAAGGTGGGGGAGACGGACCTGAAGTCCCGGGTGGGGTTCCTGTACCCAGTCCTCAGCCACAACATCTCATTGGTCATCAACGCCACCCGGGAGCGCGACTCGGGGCAGTACATGTGCACCGTCAACGTGGTGGATGACGGTGCCCCCGAGGGCAGGGATGTCGGCGTCATCAACCTCACCGTCCTGG TGCCGCCGGCCGTCCCCGCCTGCCAACTGCACGGCACCCCCACCGTGGGCGCCAACGTGaccctgagctgctcctccaAGAAGGGGAAACCCTCGCCCACGTACCAGTGGGAGCGCACGGACCCCACCCCGCAGGTCTTCTTCCCCCCGGCCCAGG ACCTGGCCAGGGGCACCCTCAGGCTGACCAACCTCTCCCTGGAAATGTCGGGTCTCTACGTCTGCACAGCCGAAAACCGAGCGGGTTTTGAGAAGTGCAGAATCGTCCTGGAGGTGCAGTCAA CGAGCACTAAAGCAGTCATCGCCGGCGCCGTGCTGGGCTCCCTGGGCGCTCTCGCCACCATCATCTTCTTTGCCCAGCGGGTTGTTGGCTACAGGAGGAAGAAACGTGACAgccaggaggagggagccaaCGAGATCAA GGAGGACGCTGTGGCGCCCAAAACCCCGTCGTGGGCGAGGAGACCGGCTTCGGACACCATCTCCAAAACCAGCACCCTGTCCTCCATCGCCGGCCCCCGGGACAAACTCTACGCGGCCAGACCCCCCTCTGACACCGCCTCCATCCTCACTGCCACCGGCAGCTACCGGGGACCCccgccccggggagggggccgCCCCCCCAACCTGCCGCCCCCCGCCGTTAACGGGACCCCCCGGCGCCACCAGGACCCGGCCGCCCCCCCGGGGGCGTTgcccccctccagcctggcccgGGCGGGCGCCGTCCCGGTCATGGTGCCGGCGCAGAGCCGAGCCGGCTCCTTGGTGTGA